One window from the genome of Pieris rapae chromosome 8, ilPieRapa1.1, whole genome shotgun sequence encodes:
- the LOC110992034 gene encoding DNA replication licensing factor Mcm3 isoform X1, which produces MEDGDFDQRLRDLQREYLEFLDDEEDQGIYMNRVKQMISETCKRLIVNINDLRRKNPDRAKNLLDNAFEEQIAFQRALKEYVSSIDPTYAKDQEEFFVAFSGSFGTKHVTPRSLTSRYLGNLICVEGIVTRVSLVRPKVVRSVHYCPATRKVMERKYTDLTSFEAFPTTAVYPTKDDEGNPLETEYGLSRYKDHQTLTVQEMPEKAPAGQLPRSVDIVCDDDLVDKCKPGDRVQIVGNYRCLPSKQGSFTAGTFRTILIANNITQINKDMNLNVSLEDIKLCKRLAKRTNTDIFELLSKSLAPSIHGHDYIKMAILCQLLGGMEKILPNGTRLRGDINILLIGDPSVAKSQLLRYVLSTAPRAITTTGRGSSGVGLTAAVTTDPDTGDRRLEAGAMVLADRGVVCIDEFDKMSDVDRTAIHEVMEQGRVTIAKAGVHASLNARCAVLAAANPVYGRYDRYKTPMENIGLQDSLLSRFDLLFVMLDVSDADHDDAISEHVLRMHRYRNPKERDGEVLPMGCSVEMLSTENPDDEDAEEAADTIYEKYDPLLHGKSRNKKDQIFSTKFMRKYIHIAKLIKPKLTQEASDAIADEYAKLRNRDESETDVARTQPVTARTLETLIRLATAHAKCRLSSLVSERDALAAIHLVHFAYFKRVLAKEKRRKRRASSAEEADDGADADRRPKPKRTRKTQDRDGADPYEFSSDEEAQPILRAARSGVPEPAAPPARAVELDGARLSLFKAALQQLFRDERANSLPLERIVRHLDEKHPSAPFDQAEVAAALTAMTHDNQVMMADDIVFLI; this is translated from the exons ATGGAAGACGGTGACTTTGATCAAAGGCTACGGGATTTACAAAGGGAATATCTGGAATTTCTAGATGATGAG GAAGATCAaggtatatatatgaatagaGTGAAACAAATGATAAGTGAGACGTGCAAGCGtcttattgttaatataaatgatttgagAAGAAAAAATCCTGATAGGGCTAAAAACTTGTTGGACAATGCATTTGAAGAACAAATAGCATTTCAGCGAGCGTTGAAAGAATATGTATCATCTATAGACCCAACATATGCTAAGGACCAGGAAGAGTTTTTTGTTGCCTTTTCAGGGAGCTTTGGTACAAAACATGTTACACCACGGAGTTTAACTtctag atatttggGCAATTTAATATGTGTGGAAGGAATTGTCACAAGAGTGTCTCTGGTACGGCCAAAGGTAGTTCGTAGTGTCCATTATTGCCCAGCTACAAGGAAGGTTATGGAAAGGAAGTATACTGATCTGACATCATTTGAAGCCTTCCCCACTACGGCAGTGTATCCTACTAAG GATGATGAAGGCAATCCTCTAGAAACAGAATATGGTCTGTCAAGGTATAAAGACCATCAAACATTGACAGTCCAGGAAATGCCAGAGAAGGCACCAGCTGGGCAACTTCCCAGGAGTGTGGATATAGTATGTGATGACGACCTTGTAGATAAGTGTAAGCCTGGGGACAGAGTGCAGATAGTGGGTAATTACCGATGCTTGCCATCAAAGCAAGGAAGTTTTACCGCcggtacttttag AACAATACTCATAGCTAACAATATAACCCAAATCAATAAAGACATGAATCTTAATGTTTCTCTGGAGGATATCAAACTATGCAAGCGACTTGCTAAGAGGACTAATACTGACATCTTTGAGCTTTTGAGTAAATCATTGGCACCATCTATACACGGTCACGACTACATCAAAATGGCTATTCTGTGTCAGCTCCTTGGTGGGATGGAGAAAATCTTACCCAATGGCACAAGACTGAGAGG GGACATCAACATCCTGCTTATCGGAGACCCGTCAGTGGCCAAGTCTCAGCTTCTGCGCTACGTGCTCTCGACAGCTCCGCGCGCTATCACCACCACAGGCCGCGGCTCGTCGGGCGTGGGGCTGACGGCCGCCGTGACCACGGATCCCGACACGGGAGATCGACGCCTCGAGGCCGGCGCCATGGTGCTGGCGGACCGCGGCGTCGTGTGCATCGATGAGTTCGACAAGATGTCGGACGTGGACCGCACGGCCATCCACGAGGTCATGGAGCAAGGCCGCGTCACCATCGCCAAGGCAGGCGTGCACGCGTCGCTCAACGCGCGCTGCGCCGTCCTGGCGGCCGCCAACCCCGTCTACGGCCGCTACGATCGCTACAAGACGCCCATGGAAAACATCGGCCTGCAGGACTCGCTGCTGTCGCGTTTTGACTTGCTTTTCGTCATGCTCGACGTCTCCGACGCTGACCACGACGACGCCATCTCCGAGCACGTTCTGCGCATGCACCGATACAG AAATCCGAAAGAGCGGGACGGCGAAGTGCTGCCGATGGGCTGCAGCGTTGAAATGCTATCGACGGAGAATCCCGACGACGAAGATGCGGAG GAAGCGGCCGACACCATATACGAAAAGTACGACCCGCTCCTCCACGGCAAGAGCCGGAACAAGAAGGACCAAATCTTCAGCACCAAGTTCATGCGAAAGTACATCCACATCGCGAAGCTCATCAAGCCCAAGCTGACGCAGGAAGCCTCCGACGCCATCGCCGACGAGTACGCCAAGCTGAGGAACCGGGACGAATCGGAGACCGACGTGGCCAGGACGCAACCGGTGACGGCCCGCACTCTGGAGACCCTGATCCGCCTGGCCACGGCCCACGCCAAGTGCCGCCTCAGCTCTCTCGTGTCGGAGCGCGACGCCCTGGCCGCCATTCACCTGGTGCACTTCGCCTACTTCAAAAGG GTGCTCGCCAAGGAGAAGCGGCGCAAGCGTCGAGCGTCCTCGGCCGAGGAGGCAGACGACGGCGCCGACGCCGACCGACGGCCGAAGCCCAAAAGGACGAGGAAAACG CAGGACCGCGACGGCGCCGACCCGTACGAGTTCTCGTCGGACGAGGAGGCGCAGCCCATTCTGCGAGCCGCCAGGAGCGGTGTCCCGGAGCCCGCCGCGCCGCCCGCCCGGGCCGTCGAGCTGGACGGGGCCAGGCTGAGCCTCTTCAAGGCCGCGCTGCAACAGCTGTTCCGAGACGAGCGCGCCAACTCCCTTCCTCTGGAGCGCATCGTGCGCCACCTCGACGAGAAGCACCCGAGCGCACCTTTCGATCAGGCCGAGGTGGCCGCCGCTCTAACGGCGATGACTCACGACAACCAGGTCATGATGGCGGACGACATCGTGTTTCTAATTTGA
- the LOC110992071 gene encoding zinc finger protein 257: MNTHVCINCNNKKTINHTDNRLVTESCGHVKCMDCLLQEKSGCVACSERKISQVHGSKLEATELIDASISNSDDKKAECNDLNSIAPETGHIKVETDMSGIKYYLCTICNKKLQTRKHTIYHAYCNGQKKPYQCTECNQGFVSQSHYKYHMRVHRNEKIYPCDVCGSSFVQMSKLKRHKLKHSNERTFSCPQCGKSFNNATALRKHSLTHSEEKPFACETCGKKFRDKSNYRKHLMRHRDASATQEGPRGAGRSHQCPRCPRAFHSRKDMRRHLAVHTDSKPFRCKLCERQFRRKDNLERHIRNTHPEVYAPSSAVLCESRAPEASVEPEVTAEPEASEEPAADARSILEANNARRSVIVEKRRTAAEAPKPVQEDEYVHKIRKAVVPLPPIDQEKFQSVRRGIPPEDPAPPIRNVEIYQKILYGRALHSPKALWRRKMEENTV, encoded by the exons atgaatacacATGTTTGCATTAATtgcaacaataaaaaaacaatcaacCATACTGATAATAGGCTAGTGACAGAGAGTTGTGGTCATGTAAAGTGTATGGATTGTCTCTTACAAGAAAAATCTGGTTGTGTCGCCTGTAGTGAGCGTAAGATTAGTCAAGTACATGGCTCCAAATTAGAAGCAACCGAACTAATAGATGCGTCTATTAGTAATTCAGATGATAAAAAAGCTGAATGTaatgatttaaatagtatAGCACCAGAAACTGGTCATATCAAAGTAGAAACAG ATATGTCTGGTATAAAATACTATCTATGTACCATTTGCAATAAAAAGTTACAGACTCGTAAACACACAATTTATCATGCATACTGCAATGGACAAAAGAAACCGTACCAATGTACGGAATGTAATCAG GGTTTTGTGTCTCAATCTCATTACAAATATCACATGAGGGTTCATCGGAATGAAAAGATATACCCGTGCGACGTGTGCGGTTCGAGCTTCGTGCAGATGTCTAAATTGAAACGCCATAAGCTGAAACATTCGA ACGAGAGAACATTTTCGTGTCCTCAATGCGGAAAATCTTTCAACAACGCGACTGCTCTACGCAAACACAGTTTGACCCACTCGGAGGAGAAGCCCTTCGCGTGCGAGACCTGCGGCAAGAAGTTCCGAGACAAGTCCAACTACCGGAAGCACTTGATGCGGCACCGCGACGCGAGCGCGACGCAGGAAGGGCCCCGCGGCGCCGGCCGGAGCCACCAGTGCCCGCGCTGCCCTCGCGCCTTCCACTCGCGCAAGGACATGCGTCGCCATCTAGCGGTGCATACAG ATTCGAAGCCGTTCCGCTGCAAGCTCTGCGAGCGCCAGTTCCGCCGCAAGGACAACCTGGAAAGGCATATCCGCAACACGCATCCCGAGGTGTACGCGCCTTCGAGCGCCGTTCTCTGCGAGAGCCGAGCGCCCGAGGCGTCGGTGGAGCCCGAGGTGACGGCGGAGCCCGAGGCTTCCGAGGAGCCCGCCGCCGACGCCCGGTCAATCCTCGAGGCAAATAACGCGCGACGGAGTGTGATCGTGGAGAAGCGGAGGACGGCGGCCGAGGCGCCGAAGCCGGTCCAGGAGGACGAGTACGTGCACAAGATCCGGAAGGCCGTGGTGCCCCTGCCTCCCATCGACCAGGAGAAGTTCCAGAGCGTGAGACGAGGCATCCCGCCCGAGGACCCGGCGCCGCCGATCAGGAACGTCGAGATTTACCAGAAGATCCTCTACGGCCGCGCCCTGCACAGCCCCAAGGCGCTTTGGCGGAGGAAGATGGAGGAAAACACCGTCTGA
- the LOC110992034 gene encoding DNA replication licensing factor Mcm3 isoform X2: MEDGDFDQRLRDLQREYLEFLDDEEDQGIYMNRVKQMISETCKRLIVNINDLRRKNPDRAKNLLDNAFEEQIAFQRALKEYVSSIDPTYAKDQEEFFVAFSGSFGTKHVTPRSLTSRYLGNLICVEGIVTRVSLVRPKVVRSVHYCPATRKVMERKYTDLTSFEAFPTTAVYPTKDDEGNPLETEYGLSRYKDHQTLTVQEMPEKAPAGQLPRSVDIVCDDDLVDKCKPGDRVQIVGNYRCLPSKQGSFTAGTFRTILIANNITQINKDMNLNVSLEDIKLCKRLAKRTNTDIFELLSKSLAPSIHGHDYIKMAILCQLLGGMEKILPNGTRLRGDINILLIGDPSVAKSQLLRYVLSTAPRAITTTGRGSSGVGLTAAVTTDPDTGDRRLEAGAMVLADRGVVCIDEFDKMSDVDRTAIHEVMEQGRVTIAKAGVHASLNARCAVLAAANPVYGRYDRYKTPMENIGLQDSLLSRFDLLFVMLDVSDADHDDAISEHVLRMHRYRNPKERDGEVLPMGCSVEMLSTENPDDEDAEEAADTIYEKYDPLLHGKSRNKKDQIFSTKFMRKYIHIAKLIKPKLTQEASDAIADEYAKLRNRDESETDVARTQPVTARTLETLIRLATAHAKCRLSSLVSERDALAAIHLVHFAYFKRVLAKEKRRKRRASSAEEADDGADADRRPKPKRTRKTDRDGADPYEFSSDEEAQPILRAARSGVPEPAAPPARAVELDGARLSLFKAALQQLFRDERANSLPLERIVRHLDEKHPSAPFDQAEVAAALTAMTHDNQVMMADDIVFLI; encoded by the exons ATGGAAGACGGTGACTTTGATCAAAGGCTACGGGATTTACAAAGGGAATATCTGGAATTTCTAGATGATGAG GAAGATCAaggtatatatatgaatagaGTGAAACAAATGATAAGTGAGACGTGCAAGCGtcttattgttaatataaatgatttgagAAGAAAAAATCCTGATAGGGCTAAAAACTTGTTGGACAATGCATTTGAAGAACAAATAGCATTTCAGCGAGCGTTGAAAGAATATGTATCATCTATAGACCCAACATATGCTAAGGACCAGGAAGAGTTTTTTGTTGCCTTTTCAGGGAGCTTTGGTACAAAACATGTTACACCACGGAGTTTAACTtctag atatttggGCAATTTAATATGTGTGGAAGGAATTGTCACAAGAGTGTCTCTGGTACGGCCAAAGGTAGTTCGTAGTGTCCATTATTGCCCAGCTACAAGGAAGGTTATGGAAAGGAAGTATACTGATCTGACATCATTTGAAGCCTTCCCCACTACGGCAGTGTATCCTACTAAG GATGATGAAGGCAATCCTCTAGAAACAGAATATGGTCTGTCAAGGTATAAAGACCATCAAACATTGACAGTCCAGGAAATGCCAGAGAAGGCACCAGCTGGGCAACTTCCCAGGAGTGTGGATATAGTATGTGATGACGACCTTGTAGATAAGTGTAAGCCTGGGGACAGAGTGCAGATAGTGGGTAATTACCGATGCTTGCCATCAAAGCAAGGAAGTTTTACCGCcggtacttttag AACAATACTCATAGCTAACAATATAACCCAAATCAATAAAGACATGAATCTTAATGTTTCTCTGGAGGATATCAAACTATGCAAGCGACTTGCTAAGAGGACTAATACTGACATCTTTGAGCTTTTGAGTAAATCATTGGCACCATCTATACACGGTCACGACTACATCAAAATGGCTATTCTGTGTCAGCTCCTTGGTGGGATGGAGAAAATCTTACCCAATGGCACAAGACTGAGAGG GGACATCAACATCCTGCTTATCGGAGACCCGTCAGTGGCCAAGTCTCAGCTTCTGCGCTACGTGCTCTCGACAGCTCCGCGCGCTATCACCACCACAGGCCGCGGCTCGTCGGGCGTGGGGCTGACGGCCGCCGTGACCACGGATCCCGACACGGGAGATCGACGCCTCGAGGCCGGCGCCATGGTGCTGGCGGACCGCGGCGTCGTGTGCATCGATGAGTTCGACAAGATGTCGGACGTGGACCGCACGGCCATCCACGAGGTCATGGAGCAAGGCCGCGTCACCATCGCCAAGGCAGGCGTGCACGCGTCGCTCAACGCGCGCTGCGCCGTCCTGGCGGCCGCCAACCCCGTCTACGGCCGCTACGATCGCTACAAGACGCCCATGGAAAACATCGGCCTGCAGGACTCGCTGCTGTCGCGTTTTGACTTGCTTTTCGTCATGCTCGACGTCTCCGACGCTGACCACGACGACGCCATCTCCGAGCACGTTCTGCGCATGCACCGATACAG AAATCCGAAAGAGCGGGACGGCGAAGTGCTGCCGATGGGCTGCAGCGTTGAAATGCTATCGACGGAGAATCCCGACGACGAAGATGCGGAG GAAGCGGCCGACACCATATACGAAAAGTACGACCCGCTCCTCCACGGCAAGAGCCGGAACAAGAAGGACCAAATCTTCAGCACCAAGTTCATGCGAAAGTACATCCACATCGCGAAGCTCATCAAGCCCAAGCTGACGCAGGAAGCCTCCGACGCCATCGCCGACGAGTACGCCAAGCTGAGGAACCGGGACGAATCGGAGACCGACGTGGCCAGGACGCAACCGGTGACGGCCCGCACTCTGGAGACCCTGATCCGCCTGGCCACGGCCCACGCCAAGTGCCGCCTCAGCTCTCTCGTGTCGGAGCGCGACGCCCTGGCCGCCATTCACCTGGTGCACTTCGCCTACTTCAAAAGG GTGCTCGCCAAGGAGAAGCGGCGCAAGCGTCGAGCGTCCTCGGCCGAGGAGGCAGACGACGGCGCCGACGCCGACCGACGGCCGAAGCCCAAAAGGACGAGGAAAACG GACCGCGACGGCGCCGACCCGTACGAGTTCTCGTCGGACGAGGAGGCGCAGCCCATTCTGCGAGCCGCCAGGAGCGGTGTCCCGGAGCCCGCCGCGCCGCCCGCCCGGGCCGTCGAGCTGGACGGGGCCAGGCTGAGCCTCTTCAAGGCCGCGCTGCAACAGCTGTTCCGAGACGAGCGCGCCAACTCCCTTCCTCTGGAGCGCATCGTGCGCCACCTCGACGAGAAGCACCCGAGCGCACCTTTCGATCAGGCCGAGGTGGCCGCCGCTCTAACGGCGATGACTCACGACAACCAGGTCATGATGGCGGACGACATCGTGTTTCTAATTTGA
- the LOC110992035 gene encoding protein Peter pan, whose product MGKRKGKCVKRNSSTKQAAEPEHVVKAPHSFVIHRGNCSKNLMELTKDFRKIMEPFTASQLKERKKNTIKDFLSVSGYLHVSHMMVFTETELGTYMRLARLPRGPTLTFRVQNYSLARDVVSSLRKQYVNARAFQNAPLIVLNSFSGEGMHMKLMATMFQNMFPTINITNVKLKNIRRCVLMNYNPTTKLIDMRHYIIRAIPVGLNKGVKKMVQGKIPNLNRCKDMSEFFDKAALLSESEFEEDATNQVTLPQSLASRGAAENSQSAIRLVELGPRMSLHLIKVEDGLMDGEVLYHELIEKTDEEKALIKKKREEKRRLKEKRKSQQDENVKRKQKEKEDLKQKALEGIKKKKELTENQRLSELADAEGQEPEDDAVYYRQEVGAEPEPDLFNHNPSRKRKSDGTDEPRGFKKMRLDKKLNKKYQNKNDKSKEKNNTRATDRDSRNRQHGGGKFKNSDSRNKRPGGKFNKFNKLGNSKSKGGKSKGNQRK is encoded by the exons atggGTAAACGTAAGGGCAAATGTGTCAAAAGAAATTCGTCGACAAAACAAGCGGCAGAGCCTGAACATGTTGTCAAAGCGCCACATTCTTTTGTTATTCATAGAGGAAATTGTTCTAAAAATCTTATGGAACTTACAAAAGACTTTAGAAAGATAATGGAACCATTTACTGCATCACAGTTGAAG GAGAGAAAGAAAAATAccattaaagattttttgtcTGTATCTGGTTATCTCCACGTGTCCCACATGATGGTATTTACAGAAACAGAACTTGGCACATATATGAGATTGGCAAGATTACCTCGTGGACCCACCCTCACTTTTAGGGTTCAGAAT taTAGTTTAGCAAGAGATGTGGTCTCATCACTCCGAAAACAGTATGTGAATGCTAGGGCATTTCAAAATGCTCCATTAATAGTGCTAAATAGTTTTTCCGGTGAAGGCATGCACATGAAACTTATGGCTACTATGTTCCAGAACATGTTCCCaacaataaacataacaaAT GTGAAACTAAAAAACATAAGACGGTGTGTTTTAATGAACTACAACCCAACAACAAAACTGATTGACATGAGGCATTACATTATACGAGCTATACCTGTTGGATTAAACAAAGGTGTtaaaaag ATGGTACAAGGGAAGATTCCTAATCTTAATAGATGCAAAGACATGTCAGAATTTTTTGataa AGCAGCCCTTCTATCGGAAAGTGAGTTTGAAGAGGATGCAACCAACCAAGTGACGCTACCTCAAAGTTTGGCGTCTCGAGGAGCGGCTGAGAATTCTCAGTCAGCTATACGTTTGGTTGAGCTGGGGCCAAGGATGTCTTTGCACCtgattaaa GTTGAAGATGGTTTGATGGATGGTGAGGTTCTGTACCATGAACTCATAGAAAAGACAGATGAAGAAAAAGcacttattaaaaagaaacggGAAGAGAAAAG ACGATTGAAAGAGAAACGTAAATCTCAACAAGATGAGAATGTCAAACGTAAACAAAAAGAGAAGGAAGACCTGAAACAAAAAGCTCTGGAGGGAATCAAAAAGAAGAAGGAGTTAACTGAGAATCAAAG GCTGTCGGAGTTGGCGGACGCAGAGGGCCAGGAGCCGGAAGACGACGCCGTCTACTACCGCCAGGAGGTGGGCGCAGAACCCGAACCGGATCTCTTCAACCATAATCCGTCGAGGAAAAGGAAATCTGACGGCACCGACGAACCTAGGGGTTTCAAGAAAATGAGATTAgacaagaaattaaataaaaaatatcagaataaaaatgataaaagtaAAGAGAAAAACAATACGAGAGCCACAGATCGGGATTCTAGAAATAGACAGCATGGCGGTGggaaattcaaaaattctgACTCGAGGAACAAACGGCCAGgaggaaaatttaataagtttaacaaATTAGGGAACAGTAAATCAAAAGGGGGAAAGAGTAAAGGAAACCAGAGAAAGTGA
- the LOC110992091 gene encoding esterase AAEL000016 translates to MSDVNSDTNPSPTHNKNIRTKLKILALHGYRQNGTLFSGKIGSFRKAVSKYAQLVFISAPHKVFTDDGAGDEDVRSWWFNAEDNTYSGKCLGGPAIGFEVTLKLIEDVVKEYGPFDGLMGFSQGACLVGLLAAMQQKGYLPYTFKFAIFASGFRSGSLVHKGFYDEDIDLPSLHVYGESDSIIPKEMSESLINLFTKPIVAEHSGGHYVACSGSIKDAYLDFLHDRYEDIIESEKLQNKD, encoded by the exons atgtCGGATGTAAATTCGGATACAAACCCATCTCCGACCCATAATAAGAATATACgaacaaagttaaaaatattagcctTACATGGATACAGACAGAATGGAACTTTGTTTAGCGGCAAAATTGGTTCCTTTCGAAAGGCAGTTTCAAAATATGCTCagcttgtttttatttctgctCCACATAAGGTTTTTACTGACGATGGAGCTGGAGATGAag atgTTCGCTCTTGGTGGTTCAATGCAGAAGACAATACATACAGTGGCAAATGCTTAGGAGGGCCAGCCATAGGCTTTGAGGTtactttaaaactaattgAAGATGTTGTTAAGGAATATGGACCATTTGATGGTCTAATGGGTTTTTCTCAAGGAGCTTGTCTTGTAGGCCTGCTTGCGGCTATGCAACAGAAAGGGT atCTGCCATACACATTTAAGTTTGCAATATTTGCATCAGGATTTCGTTCTGGTAGCTTAGTGCATAAAGGATTTTATGATGAAGATATAGATTTACCTTCTTTGCATGTTTACGGGGAAAGTGATTCTATTATACCTAAAG AAATGAGTGAGTCTCTAATAAATCTATTCACAAAGCCAATAGTTGCAGAACATTCCGGAGGTCATTATGTGGCTTGCTCAGGTTCTATTAAAGATGCTTATCTAGATTTCTTACATGATAGATACGAAGATATTATAGAAAGTGAGAAATTGCAAAATAAAGACTAA
- the LOC110992056 gene encoding elongin-B → MDVFLMIRRKKLTIFTDAKDTTTVLELKKMIEGILKVPPPSQMLFNKDSQLMEDEKTLAEYALTSVTARAQCPAPIGLALRKENGEFEALDLTPYSSPPDLPDVMKSQEANGQEQMDQH, encoded by the exons ATG GACGTCTTTTTAATGATTAGGCGAAAAAAATTAACCATCTTCACGGATGCCAAGGATACTACGACTGTATTAGAACTTAAGAAAATGATTGAAG GCATTTTAAAAGTTCCACCACCTAGTCAGATGCTGTTTAATAAAGACAGTCAGTTGATGGAAGATGAAAAAACCCTAGCAGAATATGCCTTAACCTCAGTTACTGCTAGAGCACAATGCCCCGCACCAATTGGACTTGCTCTCAG GAAAGAAAATGGTGAGTTTGAAGCTCTGGATCTCACTCCCTATTCTTCACCACCAGATCTGCCCGATGTCATGAAGTCACAGGAAGCCAATGGACAGGAACAG ATGGATCAACACTAA